TGGctttataaagtaaaaatgtgtcatcgttcatttgtttttctgctttaaataGTGACAGCGAGAGGTAtagtagatgatgatgaggaggaggaggaggacgaggaggaggagaatgggTTTAAATAGCACATTTACTTGCCTGGCAATGAGCTCAATGGGCTTGAACACAAGATCAACACGAAAAAGAAACACAGACGCGCAGATTTCAAAGAAAGGTTGAGAGGGAGGGAAGTTTAGGAGCATCAGCCACAGGTATTCACGAATGAGGTCAGtctagggcaggggtgggcaattaattttcccaaggggccgcatgagaaattgggatggttttagagggccgaactaatatagttaactcagttttacccaatactgtatatatagtacatatactagcgggcgggccggtctaGGGGGACAGCGTTTACAGTCCTCACTGTGCTCAAAAGAATCGCTATTATCGCTTTGTTTAGACAACGCACTCGGCTACGCACGTGTCCCCCTCGTTCACTGAGTGGACAACACTTTGAGAGTTTTCTCCAAAATAACAATGCACTCGAGGCTGACACGGTGTTCAAGTACTCTGAGCAGGCGGTTTTCACACcaaacgtcacgtgaccatatAGCGGCTACTGTAATAACAAAAGTCAGCTAGGAACTTTCTTGAGCGAAAGTATACATTCAAATAAGAAACTGAAATGTAATGTgtaatttttcaatgttttgttttagctGCATCCATTGTCGATATCCTTTCTTTTACTGTATCTGTGTTTACGATGTGTTCATCGCCTCTTCACAGACACCAGGAGCTAAAATAAccaaaagcagaaacaaatttCACCAATCAGACAAGAGGTAGCATGTGTGTATCTGTGATACATCAGAATCAATATCAGAATGCCgattaggttttttttgtttttttgtttttttttaagaacagaaGTATCCATCTAACTTCTTTCTGTTATGAAAAATCGAGGAAACATTTCTCGTTTCTTTAATCTTGACGCTAGTATCCACCGAGTCATCCAGCACAAAAcaagtctgtttttctttcttatttttgtctctaagactaaaaaaaataatcttacacTTCAAAAGGATGTAGTGCTACACAGCGCAATTTTGCTCAAAGAAAATttcaggaagaaataaaaaaatgtcaaaacagttGAGAATCGTTCAGGtattaaatgttttgcaaaaaCTATAGCCCTTTAATCAAGATTTCTAGTGGAACAAATGTTGATAAAAACGTTTTATACAACAAATCTCCAATGCCGCACCTAGGTGACCCCCAACTGCCGTTTGACGATATACAAAAGCCCGACACACTGAAACCCATTTTCCACAGACTGCGAGCAGAAACGAAGAAAGGCTCTTCATGTACTGTGCCTGCGCCGTGAAAATGCTCCTGTGACCGGCTTTGCTTGTCCGTACAGAGAGGTTCATGAAAGCTGGGTGGTCCAGAAGGTCTTTATTGGCAATCCCTGGGTGGGAGCACACTTTCCAGCGTGGGGTCCCTCTCAGCATCGACGCCCGACAATGCAACTATAGACTATTCGCAttactgacatttttcttttatgaactAGCATTTTCAATACTAAGAAATATTGTTCGCATAAAATAGAATCaacagaaatgtgttttacGATTTCCCGTAGAAACATGACTAAATTCGCGAcctagtgttttatttttattatagcaGCTAGCCCTTAAAATGCAAGCTCCATTCATAAGGTTTTATCCCCTATACTAATATTCccgtttgtttacatttaatgtaatatttaaaagaacaaaatcacaaatgttTTCGTTCAGAAGAAAACTAATAAACTGAAAACGTTGACAAAGCAAATCCCTCTATTTGGATTACTCTCTATCACCATATTTCCATCACTTATGTGACATGTTAGCCGAGAAAGGTGAAAGCTCAACACAACCAAAAGTATTCTCTTCAGATCCATATTTACTTTAATAGGTATTGATACTATACCGACTGTTCTTTAATTACAACGGTTTTGTACGGCGAAGGTTCTAGGGTAGAGCAGTGCTAACCCATACAGCTGTCACCAATCACATCAAGTAATGGATTGGTGCGCCTGGTCGGGTGGCTCTGTGGCCGTAGAGAAACACGAAAGTCCTTTTTGTAGCATTAATAGCCGCATAGCTCCTTACTAAACATGAAAGTCCTCTTGCACATCACGCTCCGCGGGACTCGACTTCCACTCAACATGAAAGCATAGAAAAACTCATAAAAGGTTTTGGCAACATTCTCATGCTACTAGTTTATATCGATTCGTAAAATCAAGGATTATTTAGGGTTGCTGCAGTCAGAAAACGCAGACACTCTTTGCATGATTAACCAAGTGATGTGTTTGATGGCCTTTTGTGGTGCTCTGTTTATAAACACGTACATGGATTAACCATGTTTTAATAGGATTGCCCGTCTGTGCTCAAATTTCATTGAAACATAGTTTTTCtgatctattttattttttcatcgtttgttaattttaaaactacCTTCGCTTGGTGATCTTGTCAGTTGTAGGTTTGCGATGTCAGCTGAAATTACTCCCCCACTTTGAGCCTGTTTGAGAAATATAGGTCATGGTAAAGTGtagatgtgaacatatattACTCATCATCGCTCttttcactggctgccagtcgtaGAATGtatatagcctacaaactttccactttgacttactctgtTGTTTCTGACATTGGCTCTCAGTACCTCTCCGAACTCACTGCCATCTATTTTTCCGCATGACTTCTTCGCTCAGCTTCCGACACAAAGCTTCTTCCAGCCCCACTGACTAGGCCAAAGAATATGACCAGAGGTTTTCTCATCAAACcacatcaacttggaacagattagcCATCAGCCTTCGCCACTCTGATTCTATTACCATATTTAAGtctaaactttttattattattattattattattattattattattattattattattattattattattattattattattattattattattattattattattattattattattattcagagtGACGTCTATAAAGATCGCTCAATCAGAAGCCCCCCAAGTTTGCTCCTGAAGACGAGCACTGTATACCATGTGTGTTGGTCTCACTGCCCATGCAGAAGGTGCAAATAAATGCTTACGCAAACTTGGAAACCATCCCTGGGCCAGGTCCGAAGACAAAAGCCAGTTCAAGTGTGACTGTCAATCAtctcacaaaaaaagttttcagacTGTGAAAGCATGTTGCTGAGAGATGTGTGAAGGACGACggtgagggagaaaaaaaagagaaagacttCGTCTTCTTCCGGGATTTACTGTATGAGCACCTGAATAGATTCTCCTTTGATCGCACGAGTCTTGTATTGTCCGTCACTGCGCTCGGTAGATTTTCATGATAAAAGAGAACTTGACTGAaaggaaagaggagaagaaagatgaGGAAAAGGGCTATCCATTTCCTGTTGCTACGCATGAAAAACCAAATAGGTCTTTACTGCTGGCCTCATCCTATTGTTGTCCACCAAAGACCCCACAcacagagaggaagggaagagtgagagagagagacggacaCACAGGCTGCAAACAAACATCTAATTGCACGACAGATAATAATAGCTCATGTACAACACTGATTTATTGTATTAAATACCACTGTCTAGTCATGATAGACCTCTACCTGAAGTGTGCTCTACCTGTAAAAGCTAAAACTCTCCGGAATGTTTCAATACTGTATGGCCTGATATTTTTTGCCATTCCTTACCGTCCTTTTCCACCCTTGTTCAACTTTCACCAAAGTCTATATCGTATCTCACTtactattgttttctttcaaaatgctGAGTCGAAAAAAACATACTTAAAGACCCACGTACTATGGGAGCATTGATAAtttcgtttatttctttataataacctaaatacaaaagaaaaaaaaatcattcaaagcCTAAATTGTGGAATTGATTATcgatttaaataaattaagcaCAACTCAAAATATTCATAGGCATGAGTAATATTTTAAAGGACtctaaagacaaaaaatgaGATATTTCCGTGTGCAGCTGTTAGAAAAACTCTTTTCAAGGTTTACAGGAGCTGAAGCAGTTTTTCAAGGCACCCTCTGGAAAGTGGAacctgaaacaaataaagaactCAGTATTTTTAGTGAAAACATTTCGTGAGAAAATACctgaaaaaatgtcttcaattgacaaaacagtaaaagaaaaagactttccAAGTGAATTTCGTTTCTTTTGATGAAATCTTCCAAACTGTTTGATTACTTGCTTTCTGATTACCCtacctatttttttttgtacccTTTAAAATAGCCTCTGGATCTCAAAATATCATTCTTGTAAATTTATTACATACTTTTATTTCCTGCGCCAAGTTACTCAGGACCTCCAAATCCAAGCTGCTGAAGACGATGTCTTTGATTAGTCTCAGGTCCTCAATGGGCAGATCACAAAGGCCCGGAGCTTGGGCACTGGGCGACATACAGCATGAGACAAAAGTTGTAACACTCCTCACTCTCAAGACACGGCAAGATGGCGTTTGTTGAAGCGTGGGAACCAGTCTTTCCTGCAGAAGGACGAGTGACTCGTTTGTCATGTGATAGTTCTCGTTCTCGGCTATGTCCTTACAAAGACTTACTGGTTGTTAGCCACTATGTCACTGCAAAGCATCACTATGATAATACAATCTATCTATACCGTGAGCAATATGATATGACATGACATTCCTGCTAATGACTTCGGAACAGTGTGCTGCTAGGAATGCATCCAAATAAGATAAACCACACATACAGGCAAAACATGTAGATGACAACTATCTATACACCTAGCAACAAATAATACACCAACAATAGTGTCAACGGATGGGTGAAAGAGCTGGTGTCATACCTGTGAGCATTTCAGCATTGTGTTGACCCAGTCCTTGCCTCTGGAAGAAAAGCGAGTGTAACTCTGTCTGGAAGAGCTGCATAGCTTCTCGACTTTGGCCGTGATGTTGCCGCCAGACTCCACATCGCACGACACTGGAATCCTCAAGCATCTACTGTACCACGAGCAGTCCGTGCCACTTGGGCTGCCATAGAGAGAAGGTAATGTCAACGGAAAGAAGGTCTCCCATCTCCATGTTAGTCTGCCACAAAGCAGGCCGTCAGCTACTAAACACTAATTGAAATATAGTCGTCCCCTTTTGCGCTTATAACTATTTTCAAAGGAATGATCTTTGTTGTTTGCTAAAAGTTTTCTAAAAATTTCACTCATGGTCCCAAAGTTTTATGTCTACTGCCCAAGATGATGTTCAAACTATCGGTCATTTTAATAATCCCATAAAATCTTGTTGATAAGCACAAGAATAGACTATTGACCAGTAAGTGTCCTATCGTTTACTGAATTACTTACTTCTGACAATCAGAGCTCCCACTGGAGGCTCTGTCACTGTGCTTGGTAAGGCATGGCATTGAGAGACAGCAGAAGAATGCCTGCAGTCAAGGTAACCATTTTCCAAGCGCAAGTGGGAAAGTGAAACattctgttttctctcctttcctctaCCTCTAAACCTTGCAATCGCTGAGAGCGAAATACTGACCGTGTCCTCAGAAGacgtttaaatatttaaacaacagGATGTTTAACTTGCTCACAGAAAAAAGTTCATTCTATTTTTAAGCATCTTCTCACTGTAACGATTGCAACAGGTTACCCTGACATGTCAACTAGCCCAATTAACGCTTGCAATGTGTCCACAACGTTAACTGCTTAAAGGATTAATGGagtgcaaaatatttgtaaggaCTGGTACTATTTCCACatactgtttccccaaatctggatgAATGCCTTCCCCTTCCGTTTTGGAGCAACAcgcttacaaacatcatcatgcacagaaagaggtaaaGTCGTGATGAAATGTTTGCACACGCGTACTCCTGTTTAGCATATGTCCACAGCTCTCCTGGCAGAGGTTTTTCAGAGTAAAGGTGTCCACATACAACCCTAATGTCTGTGCTGATGACCTTCTGtggatgatgatgtttgtaggcgtgtataaTGAATAGAGAAGGGTAtcaatatatttgaaaaatactaTCGTGCACTGAGTTttatccagtcattagaaaaaaagtgtgcCTGATTGGACCTTTGAACACACCAACCGACAGAATGATGAAACAGCGAGAACCTAAGAAAGTACATTCTTGTTATAAAATGGTTTGTCAccaatattttgacaaaaacgTTTATGAAAAACGGGAAACctgttaaaatattgaaaaaatgtaaataacaagTAAGAGACGTCTATGTTTAGTGGAGTCGGATAGCATATTAGCTCCTCCCACCTCAGTTGCTCTTGTTATTTCTCATTTCCCGTTTATCCATCTATCTAGTTGATTGATAGCCCAGctcatgtttacaaaaaataaagaaacatattCTCTTTAGCTTCATTTgggcagttttgtttgtttggtttttttcctggTGTTTGTACAGCGTATTCGAAATAAACAACGTGGTATCGTCAACACCCATCAAAGTTTTATAAGCTAATTGCAGTGGGTCAAATTTGCTCTCTACAGATGTTAGGAtaagatttttgacaattttctcaATAGTTTTCATTACGAGGGAGGTTAGTGCTATTGACCGAAAATCATTGTTGATTAGGATTagcttttttggggggagtggggattttgttaaaaagtttCTAGAGGGCCGGGATGTGTCCTgtttcgagagagagagagttggaaGAGGCGTTGAAACACTCCACCTACCCGAACAGCATAGCAATGCAAGACACGCCCTCAGATCCCATCGGGCCCCTGCTCCTTATTAACCCACTTCAATTCCTCCTCACAGACTTCAGAAATTACTGTCATGAGAattattatgtaattattttgctgttttctgaTTAATATTGATTCATATGAATAtccgaaagaaagaaagaaagaaaagtttaacCGGTGTGCGGTATTGCCAGTTAAGGATAGCTTGGTATTGCATCACTGGGAATGACAACTAGAGCTGGAGTAGTTTTGTAAGTTGTCTCATTGTGGGGGCCATGATTAGGTGACTTGTATGTATCGGATTCTCTTTGGGCAGGTGTGTCTATTGaggcactatagctgtctggatGTCTGTTTATGGTCTGCAGTCTGCCCTGTGTAATCACAGTGGTCTGCTGACATCTGGGAGTCTGAGGGGAGGGTGACCTGTGAGGGACTCTTCAGGCGTATGTGTTGGGGATGGATGCAAGTGGGAGGTGGGGGTGGTGTTTATTGTAGGAGGGCAAGGGAGATGGGCCGGATCTGAATGGTCTTGGGAGCAGGCTATGACAAGGTAGTGTCGTTTGATATTTACAGCCCGGTCTACTGCTTCCTCTGTTTTTGGGTGAACGGCGTTTCTCATCCAACTACTTTTTAACTGCCATTGTTGATGAAGTATGCCACCATTTTAGGGTGCGTCGAATTccaggttttgtttttactggaAACTGCGATGCAAGGCAGAGATATGCGAATATCCAGTGAGGCAGGGTAGACAATAGCATGATCCTTACCATAGGGAAGCAGCGTGGTTGCTAGCGAGGAGAGTATCCTGGCTGTTAAAGAATTTACCGCTTTTGCGGTCGTTGATGCATCTGTGTTGGCGGTGGTGTGTCATGTATGGCTGCAAATATCTCGGCTCTTGTCTGGCCTGACAATGACAGAACTGGACAGCGTTCTCTGTCGACTGCTGGTGGAGACCAACAATCACCGAATCACGTAGCGGTACTGGGATCCAGTTTTAAGCATTGGCTAACTTGGAGTGTTTTGGTTATCGTCGCTTCGTTTTCAGGTATGATGGATGAAAGGGAGAGGCTGACTCACAAAGTTCGGGTGGAAGGAGCTGACGTTACAACCGAAAGAAGGGCGCAAAGCAGCAATTTCCTCACGGAGGTTCGCTGTGAGTCGTTCAAATAATTGTAGAGGGACACAGTCTACACGGCAACTTTCCCCCGCGGTGCAGGTGGAGAATTTGGTTCTTCTATCAGAGCGACTTTCCTCAAGGTTTGTGGGATTGGCTTGAGTGTTATTTCATTGGTCCCAGCTCCTCCGTGTGGTGTTGGTAGCAGGTGGAGGGAAATCCCCATTTGCGAAATAGGGGTATGCCTTTACCAGTTTCCAGATTAACGGCGAATCAGGTCCGGAACTGATggcttaaataaataaaaaattcattctTTTGAATCGTCAAACATCTTTGTTTCCCACAAAAGTGTTTGTCACGGATGAGTTACATGGATGTGATATCTCTTCTATCCGTTCCTTTCTTTTGCTGTGAATCCCACGGTGTCCAGCATTTGTATGAGTAAgtgttggtgtttttgtttaatttgtttttgagaACACAAATCCGCTGTCGACTTAATACAAACACTAACCACTCAGCAAACTCAGCAGACAGACATAAGAGCCAAGTCTCTcaaaacaggtaaacaaatcaCACTGCAGTTGTAACATACTCGTAGCACAGTACTCGTCTACTTACTGGGCTATGAAGGATCAGCAGGGCCCGCACATTAGACTAAGTACTAGCATAATCTCTGAACATTATGTCAGGATACAAAAAGGAAACTCGTCCCGAATAATCGCAGTACGACTTGTTTCTTCGCTGCCCTCCTAGATGCTTTACTGATAAGAAAAGCTCTTCATAATAACATAAGAAAGAGAGGTGAATTTCTATGATCCATATCTTCATGTGGAAAATGCTTTCACGCTGACAGGGGCTGCAGGATAATGGATTACTAGTAATAGAAAATAACGTATTGAAAAGTTAGCGACcagctgaaaataaaagtaaaaactgtgtTTTATGCGTTAGTAAAAAGAAGATATTCAGCATGAAGCTGAGACTAGTGGCAGTGACCAAGTGAAAGTATGATCAATAAGTTAGAACacacaattttatatatatatagtctggTTTCTCAACATGTAGGCTGGACATGAGCAATGATGTTACAAGAGTTACAGGACGACTTGTATTCTGTCCAGTAAAGCCTGATTTGTCCTGTGCACAAAAActttgcatgcacatacatgaaAGGCAATATCTCTGATTCTGACCACTTGTAATCATCTTGGCTTATATATTAATGTTCTTCAATTAAACAAGTAAAAGTTtccattacaaaaataattcagtAACTGTAAAAATAGTGTTATAACTAAGTACTTCAATAAGTGATAAGTGATAATCTCaacattcttttgaaaataaacctACACGCAGTGCCTTAACAATCCGAACTTCAAGTATAAAGTAACTAGTAGCATACGGGTTTGTCATTTCTGAACTTGTGTGGGGTTATTGTTTTAGTTGTGTTATGAATGAATTATACACAAGCTgctttcagaagaaaaatattgcagaaaCGGGGAGGAGGAGTTGCCATTTCATTCTTCGTTGCTAACCACTATCCGGGTGTTGTTGGCCGAAAAGTTGAGAAGACGCGCATGAAACTTTCTTAAAGTGGACTCCTGAAAAAGACACATAAAGCTTTCATTTGCCACTCGCTAACTGCACTCACctacgcacacacataaaaaccCAATGCgaacatctttctttctccatcttccTCACTCTTTGCCATCCTGTCTTTACCCCTCGTTCATTCATtcgtaaaagaaagaaagatagataggataatttttttaagaagctCAACAAATTTGACCTCCTAAATGTTAGCTACGAGCGGAATGTAAAAATGGTTCAATCCGAATGTTACGTGTGCTTAGCACAGCAGTTAGGAAACCCATAGTGATGCTTGTTTTTAACATAAAGTTACAAGTCCTAGCAGCTCTCGAGGTTAGCAAAAGAAAGTTAAGAACATCTACTTTcacaagtgaaaaaaataatacccaTTTATATAACAACAATCCAGACATCCATGcaaattataaatacataaaaagtgGAAACTACTGCCTAGCGCACACAAACAATGTAACATGCAAAAATATGCACGGGCACAATCAAGCGAGTGTACACACAGTTCAGCATACCTGTTCAGCTAGGTAATCCTTGGCTAAATTTGCAGATAAGTGAGGAAAGGGGATGACATTCAGTGGTGATATACCTTCACAAACAAGCGATAGTGATAAATATAAAGGCTTTAAGCATACTTCATTGATACTGTCGTGCAACTTTTAAACTAGTAAGATGGTTGCCAGATGCACGTGCACGTTCgcacgccacacacacacacacacagaccaccgTCTCAACTTACCATTTCTAGAGGCAAGCATCTCTTCATACAGCATGGCTGACATGAGTGCATCAACCTCCAGCACCTCCTGACGGAGATTCAGACGGCACCACCCGTGTGACATGGCTCttctgtttttacattttaaaaagtgtatgcaAATCCATTTTTGA
This is a stretch of genomic DNA from Pomacea canaliculata isolate SZHN2017 linkage group LG3, ASM307304v1, whole genome shotgun sequence. It encodes these proteins:
- the LOC112560010 gene encoding uncharacterized protein LOC112560010, encoding MPCLTKHSDRASSGSSDCQNPSGTDCSWYSRCLRIPVSCDVESGGNITAKVEKLCSSSRQSYTRFSSRGKDWVNTMLKCSQERLVPTLQQTPSCRVLRVRSVTTFVSCCMSPSAQAPGLCDLPIEDLRLIKDIVFSSLDLEVLSNLAQEIKVPLSRGCLEKLLQLL